CATTCAATTTAAGACTCCAGAGAACCTAATGGCCAAACATATGCTATATAAATCACCATCACCCATTGCACATTCTTCATCACATTCACACATCAAAAAATCTTCATATTCATCTCTTATATCCAAAGAACCATGGCTTTCATTTTGAAGCTATTTGTTATCATATCCTTGGCATCATCAATTGTGACCTCAAGGTCTTTGAGCTCAACAACAACACTAGCCACAcgtttaaaattatttgatggcACAGGTGACAATAACAAATGTTGGGAAACAATGTTTGAACTTCAACATTGTACTGGcgagattgttctattttttgTCAACGGTGAGACACATCTTGGATCAGGTTGTTGTAATGCTCTTCTTGTCATAGCACATCATTGTTGGCCTAATATGCTTACTTCTCTGGGTCTTACACATGAAGAAACTGAAATTCTACGTAGCTTTTGCGACGGTGCTGCTTCCGTTGATAAATCGTCGCTGTTACCATCTGTTAATGTTGATGCCCCTGCTCCGACCAATGATAATTGAAGTTCCTATTCTTATAAAATATATGTGTCACGTCTTCttcatcaataataaaatgtGATTTTACTAGAGAGCTACTATATGAAATATGATATTATTTTCTTTCccattcttctctttcttgttTTTCCCCTGCTATATGCTTTTTGAATATTGTATGTCGTATGA
This portion of the Trifolium pratense cultivar HEN17-A07 linkage group LG3, ARS_RC_1.1, whole genome shotgun sequence genome encodes:
- the LOC123914991 gene encoding egg cell-secreted protein 1.3-like, producing MAFILKLFVIISLASSIVTSRSLSSTTTLATRLKLFDGTGDNNKCWETMFELQHCTGEIVLFFVNGETHLGSGCCNALLVIAHHCWPNMLTSLGLTHEETEILRSFCDGAASVDKSSLLPSVNVDAPAPTNDN